The Nitrospira sp. SG-bin1 genomic sequence AAGTGCGGCCCCATGATGCTCTAGCTGGTTTCCCGCCAGCCACGTATCGGGCTCAGCTGAACGCTGGACGTTCTCCATTGCCAGTGTCTCGTTGACAGGGAAGCTTACAAACTCACCGTGCCATCCGGCAGCCGAATTTCATACTCCGATTGGCAATGTGTGTCTGCGATACAGCAGTGTTGAGCAAACGTTCTCTACTTGGGAAAAGCAATTCAATCTCTGGCGGCTCCACCGAAAGCGACGGCAATTAGGAAATAGAGTAGGATGATTAATTTGGAGTCTCTTGCGAAAGGAGCAGACCCATGAAGCTATCATCGTTTTCTGCGGAGCAGATTATCTAAGCTCCTACATCAAACTCAGAGCGGCATCTCACCCCCATCTGGGATGTCTGTCGACAACCCTGCATCGCAGAGTTAACCCTCTGTGCGAGGAGGAAGCAGTCTGCCCACGTGGGGGCATAAGCGAACTGCTACGGCTGCAGCGATTAGGAAAAGAAGTGACCGGCTCAAACGGCTAGTGGCGGATTTTCTTTCGACAAGCTCGCAGACCTTACGAAACGAGCCGAGCACGCTGGCCGCCGAGTGCTCGTAGCTTGTTTATTACAATCGCCAGTATCTAATCGACGCAGGAATGTAGCGTGGATCAAGGATGCTCTTGACATCGATCACGACGCCTTGCTTCTGATCTCGAAGAGGCCTCAAGAGATCGACCACGTTCATATCCGAAAACCTCTTATGCGCCACAGCGATGATGAACCCATCAAGATCTTTCAACTCCTTCCATTGAACCAGATGAATTCCATATTCTGCCACGGCTTCTTCACTCTCCGCGATAGGATCATGCACGAGCACTTCAACTCCATATTCGCGAAGCTCAGAAATGATATCGGGTACTTTGCTGTTGCGAAGATCCGGTACATTTTCTTTGAACGTCAGGCCGAGCACTCCCACGCGAAGTTCATTGGCGGGGCGCGATAACTGGCTGAGCAGCTTCATCGTGTGTTCTGCTACGAACTTTCCCATTCCATTGTTAATGCGCCGACCGGAAAGAATCACTTGCGGGTGATACCCCACCGATTCTGCCTTGGACGTTAAGTAATATGGATCCACTCCGATACAATGACCGCCGACAAGACCGGGAGAGAACTTCAGAAAGTTCCACTTCGTCCCTGCAGCTTCAAGAACGGATCTGGTATCTATTCCTAAGCGGTGAAAAATCAAGGCAAGCTCGTTCATCAACGCAATATTCAGATCACGTTGAGTATTTTCGATGACCTTGGCCGCTTCTGCGACTTTAATACTGGACGCTCGATGGATACCCGCCTTCACGACCAACGCATATGTGTCCGCCACGATGTCCAGAGATTCAGAATCTTGTGCAGATACTACTTTGACAATCTTTTCGAGCGTATGTTCCTTATCGCCAGGATTGATCCGTTCCGGTGAGTAGCCTAATTTGAAGTCTACACCTGCTTTCATGCCCGACGTTCGTTCCAAGATCGGCAGACACACCTCTTCGGTGGCACCTGGATATACAGTCGATTCATAGACTACGATCGTTCCAGAAGAAAGATTCTTCCCAATCAGTTCTGATGCTTTTTGGAGCGCGGTAAGATCCGGTTGTAACGCCTCATTAATAGGGGTCGGAACTGCAACAATAATGAATGTAGCTATTTTAAGGTCTGACGGTTCAGACGTATACCTTATTTGAGCAGCGGCCAAATCGTTATTTGATACCTCTCCAGTCCGATCGATTCCCTTTTGTAACTCTTCGATCTTCCGTCTATTGATATCAAAACCGATAACTGGAGCAATCTTCCCAAATGCCACGGCAATCGGGAGGCCAACATAGCCCAATCCTACAACGGCAATCGAACGTGATCCTCGCTTATCCATACCTCCCCCCGGTGAGCAATAATGTAAATGACGTTAACAATGGCAGAAGATGTCCTGGGCGTCAAGGAAAGGGCCCCTCCTTTGCTGATTTACTCGACTTATCGTATTACCTTCTTTGTATTACCTTCTTTTTGCATTTCGAGCCATCCCAAGATAGCTTCTCATCAATGAGGCTCAATAATATCAAAGAGATCCTTACATGTAAGCATCTATTACATATAGACAAAAGAAATC encodes the following:
- a CDS encoding UDP-N-acetyl-D-galactosamine dehydrogenase: MDKRGSRSIAVVGLGYVGLPIAVAFGKIAPVIGFDINRRKIEELQKGIDRTGEVSNNDLAAAQIRYTSEPSDLKIATFIIVAVPTPINEALQPDLTALQKASELIGKNLSSGTIVVYESTVYPGATEEVCLPILERTSGMKAGVDFKLGYSPERINPGDKEHTLEKIVKVVSAQDSESLDIVADTYALVVKAGIHRASSIKVAEAAKVIENTQRDLNIALMNELALIFHRLGIDTRSVLEAAGTKWNFLKFSPGLVGGHCIGVDPYYLTSKAESVGYHPQVILSGRRINNGMGKFVAEHTMKLLSQLSRPANELRVGVLGLTFKENVPDLRNSKVPDIISELREYGVEVLVHDPIAESEEAVAEYGIHLVQWKELKDLDGFIIAVAHKRFSDMNVVDLLRPLRDQKQGVVIDVKSILDPRYIPASIRYWRL